One Nocardioides dongkuii genomic window, CAGTCCCCAGGCAACCAGTCTCCTCAGCAGTCCCCCCACTCGGGTCCCCCGTCCGACGAGTTCGGTGCGAACGAGTGGCTGGTCGAGGAGATGTACGACCAGTACCAGGCCGACCCGGGGAGCGTCGATCCCACGTGGGCCGCGTTCTTCAAGTCCGGGAACGGCACCGGTGGCGCGAACGGCGCCGGCGCGTCCGCTCCCGCGAAGGCGCCGCAGGCCGCCCCGGCGGCGGAGAAGGCTCCGGAGAAGGCCGCCGAGAAGCCGGCTGCCAAGCCCGCGGCGGAGAAGAGGGCCGCGGAGCCCCCCAAGCAGGCCGCGAAGCCGGCCGCGAAGCCGGCCGCGAAGGCCGCGGAGCCCGCCGCCAAGGCCACCGCCAAGGCCACCGCCAAGGACTCCGCGAAGGACGCCGGGCCGACCGACGCCGAGCCCGCGAAGAGCGAGCCGACCTACACCGTCCTGCGCGGCGCCCCGGCGCGCACCGCCCAGAACATGGACGCCTCCCTCGAGGTGCCCACGGCGACGTCGGTGCGCTCGGTGCCCGTGAAGCTGCTCTGGGACAACCGCACCGTCATCAACAACCACCTCGCCCGCGCGCGCGGCGGCAAGGTCTCCTTCACCCACCTGATCGGCTACGCGCTGGTCAAGGCCGTGAAGTCGATGCCGGAGATGAACAACGGCTTCGAGGTCCGCGACGGCAAGCCGAACCTGGTCACCCCCGCGCACATCAACCTCGGCCTGGCGATCGACGTCCCCAAGCCCGACGGCAGCCGCCAGCTGCTCGTGCCGAGCATCAAGGGCGCCGAGGTCATGGACTTCGCGGGCTTCTGGACCGCCTACGAGGACATCGTCCGCAAGGCCCGCGACGGCAAGCTCGGTGTCACCGACTTCCAGGGCACCTCGATCTCGCTGACCAACCCCGGCGGCATCGGCACCAGCCACTCGGTCCCCCGCCTGATGAAGGGCCAGGGCGCGATCATCGGCGTCGGCGCGATGGAGTACCCGCCGGAGTGGCAGGGCGCCTCCGAGGACGCGATCGCCCGCAACGCGATCTCCAAGGTCATGACGCTGACCTCGACGTACGACCACCGGGTCATCCAGGGCGCCCAGTCGGGTGAGTTCCTCAAGCGCGTGCACCAGCTGCTGCTGGGCCAGGACGACTTCTACGACGAGATCTTCCGGTCGCTGCGGATCCCCTACGAGCCGATCCGCTGGTCCAACGACATCACCGCGTCCCACGACGACGAGATCAGCAAGCAGGCACGGATCCTCGAGCTGATCCACGCCTACCGGGTGCGCGGCCACATGATGGCCGACACCGACCCGCTGGAGTACCGCCAGCGCAGCCACCCCGACCTCGAGATCGAGTCGCACGGCCTCACGCTGTGGGACCTCGACCGTGAGTTCGCCACCGGCTCGTTCGGCGGCGAGGGCCGGCGGTTCATGAAGCTGCGCCAGATCCTCGGGATCCTGCGCGACTCCTACTGCCGCACCACCGGCATCGAGTACATGCACATCATGGACCCCGAGCAGCGCCAGTGGGTCCAGGAGCGGGTCGAGCAGCCGCACTCCAAGCCGCCCCGCGAGGAGCAGCTCCGGATCCTGCTGAAGCTCAACCAGGCCGAGGCCTTCGAGACCTTCCTGCAGACCAAGTTCGTCGGCCAGAAGCGCTTCAGCCTCGAGGGCGGCGAGACCACGGTCCCGGTGCTCGACGAGATCTGCGAGGCCGCCGCCGAGTCGGGCCTCGACGAGGTCTGCATCGGCATGGCCCACCGTGGCCGGCTCAACGTGCTCGCCAACATCGTCGGTAAGAAGTACTCGCAGATCTTCCGCGAGTTCGAGGGCAACATCGACCCGCGCACCGTGCAGGGCTCGGGCGACGTGAAGTACCACCTCGGCGCCG contains:
- a CDS encoding multifunctional oxoglutarate decarboxylase/oxoglutarate dehydrogenase thiamine pyrophosphate-binding subunit/dihydrolipoyllysine-residue succinyltransferase subunit → MPQSPGNQSPQQSPHSGPPSDEFGANEWLVEEMYDQYQADPGSVDPTWAAFFKSGNGTGGANGAGASAPAKAPQAAPAAEKAPEKAAEKPAAKPAAEKRAAEPPKQAAKPAAKPAAKAAEPAAKATAKATAKDSAKDAGPTDAEPAKSEPTYTVLRGAPARTAQNMDASLEVPTATSVRSVPVKLLWDNRTVINNHLARARGGKVSFTHLIGYALVKAVKSMPEMNNGFEVRDGKPNLVTPAHINLGLAIDVPKPDGSRQLLVPSIKGAEVMDFAGFWTAYEDIVRKARDGKLGVTDFQGTSISLTNPGGIGTSHSVPRLMKGQGAIIGVGAMEYPPEWQGASEDAIARNAISKVMTLTSTYDHRVIQGAQSGEFLKRVHQLLLGQDDFYDEIFRSLRIPYEPIRWSNDITASHDDEISKQARILELIHAYRVRGHMMADTDPLEYRQRSHPDLEIESHGLTLWDLDREFATGSFGGEGRRFMKLRQILGILRDSYCRTTGIEYMHIMDPEQRQWVQERVEQPHSKPPREEQLRILLKLNQAEAFETFLQTKFVGQKRFSLEGGETTVPVLDEICEAAAESGLDEVCIGMAHRGRLNVLANIVGKKYSQIFREFEGNIDPRTVQGSGDVKYHLGAEGEFVSGSGETVKVSVAANPSHLEAVDPVLEGIARAKQDVLDRGADYPVLPLLVHGDAAFAGQGVVAETLNLSQLRGYRTGGTIHVVVNNQVGFTTSPGSSRSSLYATDVARMVQAPIFHVNGDDPEACIRVARLAFEYRQTFNKDVVIDLVCYRRRGHNEGDDPSYTQPLMYDLIEQKRSVRKLYTESLIGRGDITVEEAEQVLRDYQQQLERVFTEVREASTQPSEWTTVPDYPDKPAGDAQTAVPVDYLKRMADAYVTPPPGFTVHPKVMPQLQRRAQAITAGPIDWGTGEILALGSLLMEGRPVRLAGQDSRRGTFVSRFGTIIDRLNADEWTPLSSLTEDQARFYIYDSLLSEYAALGFEYGYSVARPEALVLWEAQFGDFVNGAQTVIDEFITAGESKWSQQSGVVLLLPHGYEGQGADHSSARIERFLTMAADEAFVVAQPSTPASYFHLLRQHSLGEKHRPLIVFTPKSMLKRKEAASQPEDFTSGSFRPFITDAQADPDKVEVLLLCSGRVTWDLMVDRAKRENGERFAIGRIEQLYPRPLDDIQAEIARYPHLKEVRWVQDEPRNMGPWPHYALNAWPEVDAKVVPVTRPESSSPAVGTVKRHQAEQKELLEQAFA